In a genomic window of Erinaceus europaeus unplaced genomic scaffold, mEriEur2.1 scaffold_630, whole genome shotgun sequence:
- the LOC103120875 gene encoding cytochrome b-245 light chain, with amino-acid sequence MGQIEWAMWANEQALASGLILITGGIVATAGLFTQWYFGAYSIAAGVFVCLLEYPRGKRKKGSTMERCGQKHMTKVVKMLGPLSRNYYVRAFLHLGLSVPAGFLLATILGTACLFIASTIYLLAAFRGEQWIPIESKPKERPQVGTTIKQPPSNPPPRPPAEARKKPSEAEAEEGAAGGPTGGPQVNPVPVTDEVV; translated from the exons ATGGGGCAGATCGAGTGGGCCATGTGGGCCAATGAGCAGGCGCTGGCATCCGGCCTGA TCCTCATCACGGGTGGCATCGTGGCCACGGCTGGGCTGTTCACCCAGTGGTACTTCGGTGCCTACTCCAT TGCAGCGGGCGTATTTGTATGCCTATTGGAGTACCCCCGGGGGAAGCGGAAGAAGGGCTCCACCATGGAGCGTTG CGGACAGAAGCATATGACCAAAGTGGTGAAGATGCTTGGGCCCCTGTCCAGGAATTACTACGTCCGTGCCTTCCTGCACCTGGG GCTGTCAGTACCCGCTGGCTTCCTGCTGGCCACCATCCTGGGCACTGCCTGCCTTTTCATTGCCAGCACCATCTATCTGTTG GCGGCCTTCCGAGGTGAGCAGTGGATCCCCATCGAGTCCAAGCCCAAGGAAAGGCCACAGGTTGGAACCACTATCAAACAGCCACCCAGCAACCCCCCACCACGGCCCCCTGCTGAGGCCCGCAAGAAGCCCAGTGAGGCAGAGGCTGAGGAAGGGGCAGCGGGTGGCCCCACTGGTGGTCCCCAGGTCAACCCTGTCCCTGTGACTGATGAGGTCGTGTGA